Part of the Pseudomonadota bacterium genome, CATGCTGCCTATCCTTGCAGGATTTTTTGTGCATAACAGAAGCTGGAGAAATATGGGCCCTTGGCATCTTGGAATTTGGTTTAAGCCATTGGCATTATTAAGCACGTTCGCTTCTTTTGCGATTGTTTGCATCGGCATCCAACCGCCCAATGAAAAAGCTGGTTATGCTGTGCTTGCACTCACCATCTTTCTGATTGTGTTCTGGTTTACAGTAGCAAGGCACTGTTTTCAAGGCCCCCCTATTTCCCTGAAACAAATGCAGGAGAAATAATTATGGACGATGAAGCTGTGGACCAGAAGTAACCCAGTACAAATGATCTCTAAGGCTTTACGTTCATTCTTTTGAAGATAGCTTCAAGTTCAGGGCGTGATGCCGAGCGAGTTATTTCTGAAATTCCAAACCCAACCTCCAGCTCTCCGGCCGCAATGCGCTTCATGACGGAATCAGCGAACTCATTCACATCCACGCCAAAGGTGTGAAGTCCCGGACCGCCCAAATCCGTATTTACGGCAGGTGGAACCAGTTCAACCACTTTGACGGCGGTCTTTACAAGTTGATGCCGCAAGGACAAGGTGAACGAATGAAGGGCTGCTTTTGTCGCGCAATATACCGGGACAATGGCCAGGGGCGAAAACGAAAGGCCGGAGGTAACATTGATGATGGCGGGATTTTCCCGTTGCATCAAATGAGGTAAAAAAAGCTGCGCCAGGTGGATCGGCGCTTCAAGGTTCGTGGCAATTTCGCTTTGGGTATCGCTCCATAAATCTGGTTCTGCGATATGAATCCGGCGCTGAATCCCGGCATTATTGATGAGAATATTCATGGCTGGAAAGTCCTTGCGGATGAAGTCCAGTAGCGCGACCCGTTCCGGGGCCTTGGACACATCGCACTGGTGAACAATCATTTTCGGGGACTGTTTTTGGGCTTGCATCAAGGCGTCCTTGCGCCTTCCGCACAGGATCACAGTGCTGCCATTTTCATAAAAATGCCTGGCCACGGCGAGACCAATTCCCGTTGCGCCGCCCGTCACCAAGACTGTATTTCCGCTCAAGTTCATAACGGCCTCCACTGATTTTTGTTCGGGCAAGATACGAAAATTGTCACAATCAGTATAGCCAGCAAAATCAGGGATGCATAACAGCCTCCAAAACCAAGGCCGTCTTTCTCGTGTGCTTTGGTAAGAACATC contains:
- a CDS encoding SDR family oxidoreductase; its protein translation is MNLSGNTVLVTGGATGIGLAVARHFYENGSTVILCGRRKDALMQAQKQSPKMIVHQCDVSKAPERVALLDFIRKDFPAMNILINNAGIQRRIHIAEPDLWSDTQSEIATNLEAPIHLAQLFLPHLMQRENPAIINVTSGLSFSPLAIVPVYCATKAALHSFTLSLRHQLVKTAVKVVELVPPAVNTDLGGPGLHTFGVDVNEFADSVMKRIAAGELEVGFGISEITRSASRPELEAIFKRMNVKP
- a CDS encoding amino acid permease encodes the protein MLPILAGFFVHNRSWRNMGPWHLGIWFKPLALLSTFASFAIVCIGIQPPNEKAGYAVLALTIFLIVFWFTVARHCFQGPPISLKQMQEK